One region of Qipengyuania sp. SS22 genomic DNA includes:
- the lnt gene encoding apolipoprotein N-acyltransferase produces MERIPGLARTHPKLAALLLGVLSAFGFQPFHVWPLGLAAVGAFGWLAWRMPSWQRALLAGWLFGVAHFSVANNWIATAFTYQAEMPAVLGWAAVPLLSLYLALWPALATCAAWLVARRGSLVAFALAFAAMWIAAEWLRSWVFSGYAWGPLSMMLLGPWDRPGLAMALPFVGSYALSGLTAGFAILLADLVRRRRWAGFGLAAIALAALVYLPAGAGREGTLPLTLVQPNLGQDEINDASRFEEQFQRTARLSRPLKPQSHRLVLWPESGIPDYLRDGYPQRYYTQMTAAGDPAFARVRIGHAIGEGSLLLTGMVDLEIATVDGRERAVGAYNAISSIDSAGRLGARYAKAHLVPYGEYLPLRTWLEPLGLSRLVAGTLDFIPGPGPQSYDLGDHGTAGMQICYEIVFSGETVDRANRPDYIFNPSNDGWFGMWGPPQHLAQARMRAAEEGLPVLRSTTTGISAVIDARGVVREHIGRNIADRIDTHVPPPQAPTWFAQLGHWLTLLWAIALLALSLVAMRRSGGYPVKNT; encoded by the coding sequence ATGGAGAGAATCCCCGGCCTGGCCCGCACCCACCCGAAACTCGCCGCGCTCCTGTTGGGCGTGTTGTCGGCGTTCGGGTTCCAGCCCTTCCATGTGTGGCCGCTGGGCCTTGCCGCAGTGGGGGCGTTCGGCTGGCTCGCGTGGCGTATGCCCAGCTGGCAACGCGCGCTGCTCGCCGGATGGCTGTTCGGCGTGGCGCATTTCTCGGTCGCGAATAATTGGATCGCGACTGCCTTCACTTATCAGGCGGAAATGCCTGCCGTCCTCGGCTGGGCGGCGGTGCCCCTGCTATCGCTCTATCTCGCGCTGTGGCCCGCGCTGGCGACCTGCGCCGCATGGCTGGTGGCACGGCGCGGCAGCCTGGTCGCGTTCGCGCTGGCCTTCGCCGCGATGTGGATTGCCGCCGAGTGGCTGCGCAGCTGGGTCTTCAGCGGATATGCCTGGGGACCGCTGTCGATGATGCTGCTGGGCCCGTGGGACCGACCGGGGCTGGCCATGGCGCTGCCCTTCGTCGGTAGCTATGCGCTGTCTGGTCTTACGGCGGGGTTCGCCATCCTGCTCGCCGATTTGGTGCGCAGGCGCCGTTGGGCAGGTTTCGGGCTGGCCGCCATCGCGCTTGCCGCGCTGGTCTACCTGCCCGCCGGTGCAGGGCGCGAGGGCACGCTGCCGCTGACGCTGGTCCAGCCCAATCTCGGGCAGGACGAGATCAACGACGCTTCACGGTTCGAGGAGCAATTCCAACGCACTGCGCGGTTGAGCAGGCCGCTGAAGCCGCAAAGCCACCGCCTCGTCCTGTGGCCCGAAAGCGGCATCCCCGATTACCTGCGCGATGGCTATCCGCAGCGCTATTATACCCAGATGACCGCAGCCGGCGATCCTGCCTTTGCCCGCGTACGCATTGGCCATGCGATCGGCGAGGGCAGCCTGCTGCTGACCGGCATGGTCGATCTGGAGATTGCTACGGTCGACGGGCGCGAGCGCGCGGTGGGTGCCTATAACGCCATCAGCTCGATCGACTCCGCGGGACGGCTGGGCGCGCGCTATGCCAAGGCGCATCTGGTGCCCTATGGCGAGTATCTGCCGCTGCGCACTTGGCTCGAACCGCTTGGCCTTTCGCGGCTGGTTGCGGGCACGCTCGATTTCATTCCGGGGCCGGGGCCGCAAAGCTACGATCTGGGCGATCACGGCACCGCCGGCATGCAGATTTGCTACGAGATCGTCTTCTCGGGCGAGACCGTCGACCGCGCGAACCGGCCCGACTATATCTTCAACCCCTCGAATGACGGCTGGTTCGGCATGTGGGGCCCGCCGCAGCATCTGGCGCAAGCCCGGATGCGCGCGGCCGAGGAGGGCCTGCCCGTGCTGCGTTCGACGACTACCGGGATCAGCGCGGTGATCGATGCGCGCGGGGTGGTGCGCGAGCATATCGGGCGCAATATCGCCGACCGGATCGATACGCACGTCCCCCCGCCGCAGGCGCCCACCTGGTTTGCGCAGCTGGGTCACTGGCTCACGCTGCTTTGGGCGATCGCGCTGCTGGCGCTATCGCTGGTTGCCATGCGTCGTTCGGGAGGCTACCCCGTAAAGAACACATAA
- the ppa gene encoding inorganic diphosphatase yields the protein MRIDMIPIGDNPPESLNVIIEVPTGGEPVKYEFDKDSGALFVDRILHTPMRYPANYGFIPHTLSPDGDPLDALVIARSSFVPGCVVRTRPIGVLNLEDEHGGDEKLICVPVDTTFPYYSDIAETKDLPSIIFQQIEHFFTHYKDLESEKWVRIGNWGDAAEARRIVLESIDRHNAEK from the coding sequence ATGCGCATCGACATGATCCCCATCGGCGACAATCCGCCCGAAAGCCTCAACGTCATCATCGAAGTCCCGACTGGCGGCGAACCGGTGAAATACGAATTCGACAAGGATTCGGGCGCGCTGTTCGTCGATCGTATCCTGCACACGCCGATGCGCTATCCGGCCAATTACGGCTTCATCCCGCACACGCTCAGCCCCGATGGCGACCCGCTCGACGCGCTGGTCATCGCGCGCTCGTCCTTCGTCCCGGGCTGTGTGGTGCGTACCCGCCCGATCGGCGTGCTCAACCTCGAAGACGAGCATGGCGGCGACGAGAAGCTGATCTGCGTGCCCGTGGACACGACCTTCCCCTATTATTCGGACATCGCCGAAACGAAGGATCTGCCGAGCATCATCTTCCAGCAGATTGAGCACTTCTTCACCCATTATAAGGATCTCGAAAGCGAGAAATGGGTGCGGATCGGCAATTGGGGCGATGCCGCAGAAGCGCGCCGCATCGTGCTCGAGAGCATCGATCGGCATAACGCCGAGAAGTAG
- the prmC gene encoding peptide chain release factor N(5)-glutamine methyltransferase produces MSDGQTVTDALRAAATRLGATSPTPRLDAELLMAQALGVSRSHMLLQRMGESVPAGFDDLLARRTAHEPVAYILGHQEFYGREFRVTRDTLIPRADSEAVVEAALEASAGPGRVLDMGTGTGALLLTVLAEQGGEGIGIDRSAAAIAVAEENATTVGMSHRARMLTADWTMPGWADGLGQFDLILCNPPYVEADAQLEPDVRDFEPASALFAGHAGLDDYRVIIPQLGKLVRPGGVAVLEIGATQDAAVSALASESGFAVTLRRDLAGRPRALVLR; encoded by the coding sequence GTGAGCGACGGACAGACGGTTACCGATGCGCTGCGCGCGGCCGCGACCCGGCTCGGCGCAACCAGCCCGACCCCGCGTCTCGACGCCGAATTGCTCATGGCGCAGGCGCTTGGCGTTTCGCGCTCGCATATGCTGCTGCAGCGTATGGGCGAGAGTGTGCCCGCTGGGTTCGACGATCTGCTCGCCCGTCGTACAGCGCACGAACCCGTCGCCTATATCCTCGGGCACCAGGAATTTTATGGCCGCGAATTCCGCGTCACCCGCGACACGTTGATTCCGCGCGCCGATAGCGAGGCGGTGGTCGAGGCCGCGCTCGAAGCCAGCGCCGGGCCGGGCCGCGTGCTCGACATGGGCACCGGCACCGGCGCGCTGCTGCTGACCGTGCTGGCGGAACAGGGCGGCGAAGGGATTGGCATCGACCGCAGCGCGGCTGCCATCGCGGTGGCGGAAGAAAACGCGACCACGGTCGGGATGTCGCATCGGGCACGCATGTTGACCGCCGACTGGACCATGCCCGGCTGGGCCGACGGGCTGGGCCAGTTCGACCTGATCCTGTGCAACCCGCCCTATGTCGAGGCCGATGCGCAACTAGAGCCCGATGTGCGCGACTTCGAGCCTGCCTCCGCGCTCTTCGCCGGGCATGCGGGGCTTGATGATTATCGCGTGATCATTCCGCAACTTGGCAAGCTGGTCCGCCCCGGCGGTGTGGCTGTGCTGGAGATTGGGGCCACGCAGGACGCGGCAGTGAGCGCTCTTGCCAGCGAATCGGGCTTCGCCGTTACCCTGCGGCGCGATCTGGCCGGACGCCCGCGCGCGCTGGTCCTGCGATAA
- the hisS gene encoding histidine--tRNA ligase: protein MAKTPQAIRGTQDIFGAEAEAFAFVVETFERVRKLYRFRRVEMPVFEKTEVFSRAIGETTDVVSKEMYSFDDRGGESLTLRPEFTAGIARAFLSNGWQQHAPVKLATHGPLFRYERPQKGRYRQFHQIDAEIIGAGEPQADVELLAMADQLLKELGITGVTLHLNTLGDGDSREAWRAALVDYFLGVKDELSEDSQERLEKNPLRILDSKDRRDQKFVADAPKIDQFLSDDARAFFDAVTSGLDAAGVKWARAESLVRGLDYYRHTAFEFIPDEGSEAAGKLGSQSTILGGGRYDGLMESLGGAPTPAVGWAAGIERLAMLVGEKAEPAADVVIVVEHDARIPEAVSALKRARDAGLSGELIASGSPRKRYDKAVKRSPKTIISLKQDMEYSISGDDESNPQVLETLPEYK, encoded by the coding sequence ATGGCAAAGACACCCCAGGCAATCCGCGGCACGCAGGACATCTTCGGCGCCGAGGCGGAAGCGTTCGCATTCGTCGTCGAAACCTTCGAGCGCGTGCGCAAGCTCTATCGCTTCCGCCGCGTCGAAATGCCCGTGTTCGAAAAGACCGAAGTGTTCAGCCGCGCGATCGGCGAGACGACCGACGTGGTCAGCAAGGAAATGTATTCCTTCGACGATCGCGGCGGCGAAAGCCTGACGCTGCGCCCAGAGTTTACCGCCGGGATCGCGCGCGCTTTCCTGTCGAACGGGTGGCAGCAGCACGCGCCGGTCAAGCTGGCGACGCATGGACCGCTGTTCCGTTACGAACGCCCGCAGAAAGGGCGCTATCGCCAGTTCCACCAGATCGACGCGGAAATCATCGGCGCGGGTGAACCGCAGGCGGATGTCGAATTGCTCGCCATGGCCGACCAGCTGCTCAAGGAACTCGGCATCACCGGCGTGACGCTGCACCTCAACACGCTGGGTGATGGCGACAGCCGCGAGGCCTGGCGCGCCGCGCTGGTCGACTATTTCCTTGGCGTGAAGGACGAACTGAGCGAGGATTCGCAGGAGCGGCTCGAAAAGAACCCGCTGCGCATCCTCGACAGCAAGGACCGCCGCGACCAGAAATTCGTCGCCGATGCACCCAAGATCGACCAGTTCCTTTCGGACGATGCGCGCGCCTTCTTCGACGCGGTCACCAGCGGGCTGGATGCGGCAGGCGTGAAATGGGCGCGCGCCGAAAGCCTCGTCCGCGGGCTCGACTATTATCGCCACACCGCCTTCGAATTCATTCCCGACGAGGGCAGCGAGGCCGCGGGCAAGCTCGGCAGCCAGAGTACGATCCTCGGCGGCGGGCGCTATGACGGGCTGATGGAGAGCCTCGGCGGCGCGCCGACGCCTGCGGTGGGCTGGGCTGCGGGAATCGAGCGGCTGGCGATGCTGGTGGGCGAGAAAGCGGAGCCGGCTGCTGATGTGGTTATCGTGGTCGAACACGATGCGCGCATTCCCGAAGCGGTGTCGGCGCTCAAGCGGGCGCGCGATGCCGGACTTTCGGGCGAACTGATCGCCAGCGGATCGCCTCGCAAGCGCTATGACAAGGCGGTCAAACGGTCACCCAAGACGATCATTTCGCTCAAACAGGACATGGAGTACAGCATCAGCGGAGACGACGAATCCAATCCGCAGGTTCTCGAAACGCTTCCCGAATATAAATAA
- a CDS encoding TldD/PmbA family protein has protein sequence MITSDAALACCQDLVELARHMGADEADAVARASSSESVSVRLGALEEVERSESEEIGLRVFVGRRSASINTSDFAPDGLRTLAQRAVEMARLAPEDPYGGLVPHEALFSGDGPDLDLSDGGEPSPGDLREAALATEDAARAVAGVTNSNGGSASSSRSVFALVTSNGFARGHSGGAHTLSASVVAGEGSDKQTDYAYRTQRHRSDLPDPAGIGREAGERAVRKVGPGSIPSAKMPVVFDPRVGGGILGHLLGAMAAPSIARKASFLIGRDQEQLFDSALRIVEDPHRLRGLRSRHYDGEGVASVQRALVAEGRITGWLTNVASAAQLDLGLTGHASRGGGGAPGIAPGNVYMEAGGPSVAELIADIEDGVFVTDLFGQGVNLVTGDYSRGASGLRIRNGELAGPVAEITIAGTLPEMFRALVPANDLELQRGIDVPTFRIDGMSVAGQ, from the coding sequence ATGATCACCTCCGACGCGGCGCTTGCCTGCTGCCAGGACCTCGTCGAGCTCGCGCGCCATATGGGCGCGGATGAAGCCGATGCGGTTGCCCGTGCCTCCTCTTCCGAAAGCGTCAGCGTCAGGCTCGGTGCGCTGGAGGAGGTCGAACGGTCGGAAAGCGAGGAGATCGGTCTGCGCGTCTTCGTCGGCCGCCGCTCCGCTTCGATCAACACCAGCGATTTCGCGCCCGACGGGCTGAGGACTTTGGCCCAGCGTGCAGTCGAAATGGCGCGGCTGGCCCCCGAGGACCCCTATGGCGGGCTGGTGCCGCATGAGGCGCTGTTCAGCGGTGACGGCCCCGATCTCGATCTGTCCGATGGCGGTGAACCGTCGCCCGGCGATTTGCGCGAGGCCGCGCTGGCGACCGAGGATGCCGCGAGGGCGGTGGCCGGCGTGACCAATTCCAACGGCGGCAGCGCGTCCAGTTCGCGCTCGGTTTTCGCCCTGGTCACCAGCAATGGCTTTGCGCGCGGCCATTCGGGCGGGGCGCACACGCTTTCGGCCAGCGTCGTCGCGGGCGAGGGCAGCGACAAGCAGACCGATTACGCCTATCGCACCCAGCGCCACCGCAGCGATTTGCCCGATCCCGCGGGGATCGGCCGCGAGGCGGGCGAGCGCGCGGTGCGCAAGGTCGGACCCGGCTCGATTCCCTCCGCTAAGATGCCCGTGGTGTTCGACCCGCGCGTGGGGGGCGGGATCCTCGGTCATCTGCTTGGCGCGATGGCCGCCCCCTCGATCGCGCGCAAGGCGAGCTTCCTGATCGGCCGCGACCAGGAGCAGCTGTTCGACAGCGCGCTGCGGATCGTCGAGGACCCGCACCGCCTGCGCGGCCTGCGCTCGCGGCATTACGATGGCGAAGGCGTTGCCAGTGTCCAGCGCGCGCTGGTCGCGGAAGGCCGGATCACCGGCTGGCTGACCAATGTCGCCAGCGCGGCGCAGCTCGATCTTGGGCTGACCGGCCATGCCAGCCGTGGCGGCGGCGGTGCGCCGGGGATTGCGCCGGGCAATGTCTATATGGAAGCGGGCGGCCCCAGCGTCGCCGAGCTGATCGCCGATATCGAGGACGGCGTCTTCGTCACCGACCTGTTCGGCCAGGGCGTCAACCTCGTCACCGGCGATTACAGCCGCGGCGCCAGCGGGTTGCGCATCCGCAATGGCGAGCTGGCGGGGCCGGTGGCGGAAATCACCATCGCGGGTACGCTGCCCGAGATGTTCCGCGCGCTGGTGCCCGCCAATGACCTTGAATTGCAGCGCGGGATCGACGTGCCGACCTTCCGCATCGACGGCATGTCGGTGGCGGGCCAATGA
- the prfA gene encoding peptide chain release factor 1, giving the protein MTIPAERLDQIAHRFAELEARMASGQLVGDAFVQASRDYAELEPVARVAAEVKAAREEVASLEEMLADPEMKAMAEEELEELRQRLPEAERELAIAMLPRDSADAKPAMLEIRAGTGGDEAALFAGDLYRMYERFAAEQGWKVEPVSMSAAEVGGFKEVVANIAGTGVFARLKFESGVHRVQRVPETESGGRIHTSAATVAVLPEPDEVDVQIDAGDLKIDTYRASGAGGQHVNTTDSAIRITHLPTNTVVTCQDGRSQHKNREKAMQVLRARLFEQQREATEGAEAEARKAMVGSGDRSERIRTYNFPQGRVTDHRIGLTLHKLPEILAGTGLGELVDALIAEDEAKRLAAMTE; this is encoded by the coding sequence TTGACCATCCCCGCCGAACGCCTCGACCAGATCGCCCATCGCTTCGCCGAGCTCGAGGCGCGGATGGCGTCGGGCCAGTTAGTGGGCGATGCCTTCGTCCAGGCGAGCCGCGACTATGCCGAGCTCGAGCCGGTCGCCAGGGTCGCCGCCGAGGTGAAGGCGGCGCGCGAGGAAGTGGCGAGCCTCGAGGAGATGCTCGCCGATCCCGAGATGAAAGCAATGGCCGAGGAGGAGCTGGAAGAACTGCGCCAGCGCCTGCCCGAAGCCGAACGCGAGCTGGCCATCGCCATGCTCCCGCGCGACAGCGCCGATGCCAAACCCGCCATGCTCGAAATTCGTGCGGGCACGGGCGGCGACGAGGCGGCCCTGTTCGCGGGCGATCTCTACCGCATGTATGAACGCTTCGCGGCCGAACAGGGCTGGAAGGTCGAACCGGTCAGCATGAGCGCGGCCGAAGTCGGCGGCTTCAAGGAAGTGGTCGCCAATATTGCCGGCACCGGGGTGTTCGCGCGGCTCAAGTTCGAAAGCGGCGTCCACCGCGTCCAGCGTGTGCCCGAAACCGAAAGCGGCGGACGCATCCATACCAGTGCGGCGACCGTGGCCGTATTGCCCGAACCCGACGAGGTCGATGTCCAGATCGATGCGGGCGATCTCAAGATCGATACCTACCGCGCCAGCGGCGCGGGCGGCCAGCATGTCAACACCACCGACAGCGCGATCCGCATCACCCATTTGCCGACCAATACGGTGGTCACCTGCCAGGATGGCCGCAGCCAGCACAAGAACCGCGAAAAGGCGATGCAGGTGCTGCGCGCACGCTTGTTCGAACAGCAGCGCGAGGCGACCGAGGGTGCCGAGGCCGAGGCGCGCAAGGCGATGGTCGGTTCGGGCGATCGCTCCGAACGCATCCGCACGTATAATTTCCCGCAGGGGCGCGTGACCGATCACCGTATCGGGCTGACACTGCACAAGCTGCCCGAAATCCTCGCCGGGACCGGGCTGGGCGAACTGGTCGATGCACTGATTGCCGAGGACGAAGCCAAGCGTCTTGCGGCGATGACCGAGTGA
- the lptB gene encoding LPS export ABC transporter ATP-binding protein, which translates to MADIATDPDHAALHDAAPPIPQGGLEVISIAKSYDKRAVLTDISLSVGKGEVLGLLGPNGAGKTTCFYSIMGLVRPDAGRILMDGEDVTNLPMYRRAILGLGYLPQETSIFRGMTVEQNINCVLEMVEPDKDTRAAELERLLGEFGLTRLRASPAMALSGGERRRCEIARALAAKPSIMLLDEPFAGIDPLSISDIRDLVKDLRTRGIGVLITDHNVRETLEIVDRACIIYGGQVLFAGTPEALVADENVRRLYLGESFTL; encoded by the coding sequence ATGGCCGATATCGCAACCGACCCGGACCACGCTGCGCTGCACGATGCCGCCCCGCCGATCCCGCAGGGCGGGCTCGAGGTAATCTCGATCGCCAAGAGCTATGACAAGCGCGCGGTCCTGACCGATATATCGCTGTCGGTGGGCAAGGGCGAAGTGCTCGGCCTGCTTGGACCCAATGGGGCGGGCAAGACCACCTGCTTCTATTCGATCATGGGGCTGGTGCGCCCCGATGCCGGACGCATCCTGATGGACGGCGAGGATGTCACCAACCTGCCGATGTACCGCCGTGCGATCCTGGGGCTGGGCTACCTGCCGCAGGAAACCAGCATCTTCCGCGGCATGACGGTCGAACAGAATATCAATTGCGTGCTCGAAATGGTCGAGCCCGACAAGGACACGCGCGCCGCGGAGCTTGAACGCCTGCTCGGCGAGTTCGGGCTTACCCGCCTGCGCGCCAGCCCCGCGATGGCACTGTCGGGGGGCGAACGCCGCCGCTGCGAGATTGCCCGCGCGCTGGCCGCCAAGCCTTCGATCATGCTGCTCGACGAACCCTTCGCCGGGATTGATCCGCTGTCGATCAGCGACATCCGCGACCTCGTCAAGGATCTGCGCACGCGCGGGATCGGCGTGCTGATCACCGATCACAATGTCCGCGAAACGCTCGAGATCGTCGACCGCGCCTGCATCATCTATGGCGGACAGGTGCTGTTCGCCGGGACGCCCGAAGCGCTGGTCGCCGACGAGAACGTGCGCCGCCTCTATCTGGGCGAGAGCTTTACGCTGTGA
- a CDS encoding DUF4167 domain-containing protein, with the protein MNRNNRRRGRGNRNQGGANSANRIDSRARGNAPQLLDKYKKLAQDAQHNGDRVQAEYYLQFADHYLRVIADNKARQEEAKGKRGDDRGQNQSDDDDDDDGGDDRRSNRRPRSRGDEQDGGNRQRSRRDDQDDGNRKPRARKPRAGDDGDSAEFESSDNPFTREEESEAPKKRRAPRKAKKDEEGTPGSEGEIDATVLPPSIGANDAEGDAKPAPRRRKRKQDDDSEVSAVG; encoded by the coding sequence ATGAATCGCAATAACCGTCGTCGTGGACGCGGTAACCGCAATCAGGGCGGCGCCAATTCGGCCAACCGCATCGACAGCCGCGCGCGCGGCAATGCCCCGCAGCTGCTCGACAAGTACAAGAAGCTTGCGCAGGACGCCCAGCACAATGGCGACCGCGTGCAGGCCGAATACTACCTGCAGTTCGCCGACCACTATCTGCGTGTGATCGCCGACAACAAGGCGCGCCAGGAAGAAGCCAAGGGCAAGCGCGGCGACGATCGCGGCCAGAACCAGTCGGACGATGACGACGATGATGATGGTGGCGACGATCGCCGCAGCAACCGTCGTCCGCGCAGTCGCGGCGACGAGCAGGACGGCGGCAATCGCCAACGGAGCCGCCGCGATGACCAGGACGACGGCAATCGCAAGCCGCGGGCGCGCAAGCCGCGCGCTGGCGACGACGGTGATTCCGCCGAATTCGAATCCTCGGACAATCCCTTCACCCGCGAGGAAGAAAGCGAAGCGCCCAAGAAGCGCCGCGCTCCGCGCAAGGCGAAAAAGGACGAGGAAGGCACACCCGGCAGCGAAGGCGAAATCGATGCGACGGTCCTGCCGCCCTCGATCGGCGCCAACGACGCCGAAGGGGATGCCAAGCCCGCACCGCGTCGACGCAAGCGCAAGCAGGACGACGACAGCGAAGTGAGCGCGGTCGGTTGA
- a CDS encoding mechanosensitive ion channel family protein, with amino-acid sequence MKRLLAAFALMWAMPLAAQLETTAEPVATPTPVQTIAATQDAGDDERIAERISGIFAELPAFGAVEVAVSEGVVSLSGTVPKPEDIARAEAIVNRVTGVVTVENGLERDLSLSADSAGISSLAERWSSFVRMLPLIAAALGVWLVIAAIGYLIAGLGRLWKRVAPNNFLAELIASAIRFVFLVGGLVVALDMIGATALLGAVLGGAGVIGIALGFAMRDTIENYVASLMLSLRQPFRANDWVRIDTFDGRVIRLTSRATVLMTLDGNHLRIPNGQVFRAVILNYTRNPQRRFEFDLGVDADDDARAARQLGRDTLAGLEFVLADPPPEARIMEVGDSNVVIRFLGWIDQRETDWWKAQSQAIPAVKQALEDAGFGLPEPIYRLRFDPRSASVPFATEATASSDTAATEKPRPVQTIATAQADEDVRPSDEIAAMVEEERRTGGEQETDLLDSSRPVE; translated from the coding sequence ATGAAGCGTCTGCTCGCCGCGTTTGCCCTGATGTGGGCGATGCCGCTGGCGGCGCAGCTTGAAACCACCGCCGAACCTGTTGCCACCCCGACCCCGGTCCAGACCATCGCCGCAACGCAGGATGCGGGGGACGACGAGCGTATCGCCGAGCGGATCTCGGGCATTTTCGCCGAACTGCCGGCCTTTGGCGCGGTCGAGGTCGCCGTCAGCGAAGGCGTGGTTTCGCTTTCGGGCACAGTGCCCAAGCCCGAGGATATCGCTCGCGCCGAAGCGATCGTGAACCGCGTAACGGGCGTGGTGACGGTGGAGAACGGGCTCGAGCGCGACTTGTCGCTCTCCGCCGACAGCGCGGGCATTTCGAGCCTCGCCGAACGCTGGAGCTCCTTCGTCCGCATGCTGCCGCTGATCGCCGCCGCGCTGGGCGTATGGCTGGTTATCGCGGCGATCGGCTATCTGATCGCGGGGCTGGGCCGGTTGTGGAAGCGCGTCGCGCCGAACAATTTCCTCGCCGAACTGATCGCCAGCGCGATCCGCTTCGTGTTCCTCGTCGGCGGGCTGGTGGTCGCGCTCGACATGATCGGCGCGACTGCGCTGCTGGGCGCCGTGCTTGGCGGCGCGGGGGTGATCGGCATCGCGCTCGGTTTCGCCATGCGCGACACGATCGAGAACTACGTCGCCTCGCTCATGCTGAGCCTGCGCCAGCCCTTTCGCGCCAATGACTGGGTGCGGATCGACACTTTCGACGGTCGCGTGATCCGGCTGACCAGCCGCGCCACTGTGCTGATGACGCTCGACGGCAACCATTTGCGCATTCCCAACGGGCAGGTGTTTCGCGCGGTGATCCTCAATTACACGCGCAACCCGCAGCGCCGCTTCGAATTCGACCTGGGTGTCGATGCCGATGACGATGCCCGCGCGGCGCGCCAGCTGGGCCGCGATACGCTGGCGGGCCTCGAATTCGTGCTCGCCGATCCGCCGCCCGAGGCGCGGATCATGGAAGTGGGCGATTCCAATGTGGTGATCCGGTTCCTCGGCTGGATCGACCAGCGCGAAACCGATTGGTGGAAGGCACAAAGCCAGGCGATTCCGGCGGTCAAGCAAGCGCTCGAAGATGCCGGGTTCGGCCTGCCCGAGCCGATCTACCGGCTGCGTTTCGACCCGCGCTCGGCCAGCGTTCCCTTCGCCACCGAAGCGACCGCATCGTCCGATACGGCTGCGACGGAAAAACCGCGCCCGGTCCAGACTATTGCTACCGCGCAAGCCGACGAGGACGTGCGCCCCTCCGACGAGATCGCCGCGATGGTCGAGGAAGAACGCCGGACCGGAGGGGAGCAGGAAACCGACCTGCTCGACTCCTCCCGCCCGGTCGAATAG